A stretch of Cucumis sativus cultivar 9930 chromosome 2, Cucumber_9930_V3, whole genome shotgun sequence DNA encodes these proteins:
- the LOC116401966 gene encoding uncharacterized protein LOC116401966, which produces MEKTGTFTMDKKKLLQLVGKANSNLADVILKVGLFERSEIAWRDAKYAQIYEYLREEYEVTQRFGNLDFKLKFVEHNIHFLQEVLQNRKSDLLEWCIIGLLSIENIISLYEIVKDSTPMQL; this is translated from the exons ATGGAGAAAACAGGAACATTCACTATGGATAAGAAAAAGCTCCTTCAACTTGTTGGAAAGGCCAATTCAAATTTAGCAGATGTAATTCTCAAAGTTGGTCTTTTTGAGAG ATCAGAAATTGCGTGGAGGGATGCAAAATATGCTCAAATATATGAGTACCTTCGGGAAGAGTACGAGGTCACCCAGCGCTTTGGGAATctagatttcaaattgaagTTTGTGGAG CataacattcattttcttcaagaagtCCTCCAGAATAGGAAATCAGATCTCTTGGAATGGTGCATCATTGGCCTATTGAGCATTGAAAACATTATATCATTATATGAGATTGTTAAGGATTCAACTCCCATGCAACTCTGA